One Natrinema marinum genomic window carries:
- a CDS encoding cupin domain-containing protein produces MEKVAIDDVDIEVNPLDVHSVRRPVSDELGFSDFAMNYFELEPGESFSGGLHTHHDQEEVFYVQEGTAIFETEDDEIPVDEGEVIRFAPGDFQHGYNDSDEQVVGFAFGAPKSKHDWDQIESMAYCQECEAEVGHGLGFTDEGNFRLTCTECGNSFVP; encoded by the coding sequence ATGGAGAAAGTCGCGATCGACGATGTCGATATCGAAGTCAACCCATTGGACGTACACTCGGTCAGGCGGCCGGTCTCGGACGAACTCGGCTTTTCTGACTTCGCGATGAACTACTTCGAACTCGAGCCGGGTGAGTCCTTTTCGGGCGGACTGCACACCCACCACGACCAGGAGGAGGTCTTCTACGTGCAGGAGGGGACCGCGATTTTCGAGACGGAAGACGATGAAATCCCGGTCGACGAGGGCGAGGTGATCCGATTTGCGCCGGGTGACTTCCAGCATGGCTACAACGACTCCGACGAGCAGGTCGTCGGCTTCGCCTTCGGCGCGCCCAAGTCCAAACACGACTGGGACCAGATCGAGTCAATGGCTTACTGCCAGGAGTGCGAAGCGGAGGTCGGACACGGTCTCGGGTTCACCGACGAGGGGAACTTTCGGCTGACGTGTACCGAGTGTGGCAACTCGTTCGTCCCCTGA
- the cmk gene encoding (d)CMP kinase, whose translation MGTEDSSTEGIDTTLFITVSGPPGCGATTLCERLADAMGCPYVSGGDIFRELAEDRDMSLNQLTAKADESDEIDRALDQRLQQIAEKWGMANKPFILESRLAGWLAGERADLRIWLDAPEDVRLARIDDRGETEAEMRVREVSEAGRYQSYYQIDIDNRTFYDLYINTARWSKRGVFTVVKAAIEEYDPELDEGAFTTPTLEP comes from the coding sequence ATGGGCACAGAAGACAGTTCGACCGAGGGGATCGACACCACGCTTTTCATCACCGTCTCCGGCCCACCGGGCTGTGGGGCGACGACGCTGTGCGAACGCCTCGCCGACGCCATGGGCTGTCCGTACGTCTCCGGCGGGGATATCTTCCGCGAACTCGCCGAGGACCGCGATATGAGCCTGAATCAGCTCACCGCGAAAGCCGACGAGTCCGACGAGATCGACCGCGCGCTTGACCAACGGCTCCAGCAGATCGCCGAGAAATGGGGCATGGCCAACAAGCCGTTCATCCTCGAGTCCCGGCTCGCGGGCTGGTTGGCGGGCGAGCGCGCGGACTTGCGTATCTGGCTCGACGCACCGGAAGACGTCCGGCTCGCTCGGATCGACGACCGCGGCGAGACCGAAGCCGAGATGCGCGTCCGCGAGGTCAGCGAAGCCGGTCGCTACCAGTCTTATTACCAGATCGACATCGACAACCGGACGTTTTACGACCTCTACATCAACACGGCGCGGTGGAGCAAACGAGGCGTGTTCACCGTCGTCAAAGCCGCGATCGAGGAGTACGATCCCGAACTCGACGAGGGCGCGTTCACGACGCCGACGCTCGAGCCCTGA
- the guaB gene encoding IMP dehydrogenase, translated as MANDVPEHEPYSSKLQVPEALTFDDVLLRPKESRVEPDDADLTSNVSRNVEVSVPILSAAMDTVTESGMAIAMARHGGLGVLHRNMNIDEMVEEIGRVKSADELIIPLDEVVTADPEMSVREVDELMARQGVGGAPVVNTNGEVLGIISSTDIRPHLEVNEDDPVTEAMTDEVITAHEEIDARDAFDLMYEHKIERVPVVDDENLLVGLVTMQGILQRREYKEAVRDEDGRLRCGVAVSPFETDRALAADEAGADVLFIDTAHAHNLNVIDGAREIKESVDADVVVGNIGTREAAADLVEFADGLKVGIGPGSICTTRVVSGAGMPQITAVAQVADVAAEHDVPVIADGGIRYSGDAIKAVAAGADAVMLGSYFAGTDEAPGRVVTMNGKKYKQYRGMGSVGAMKSGDSDRYLKDEPDEEDEYVPEGVEAATPYKGSLQSELHQLAGGMQSGMGYVGAETIPAFKERAEFVRVSSAGQAESHAHDVVITDEAPNYSPDSE; from the coding sequence ATGGCGAACGACGTTCCCGAGCACGAGCCCTATTCTTCGAAACTGCAGGTACCGGAAGCGCTAACGTTCGATGACGTTCTTCTGCGCCCGAAAGAGAGCCGCGTCGAACCCGACGACGCCGACCTCACGTCGAACGTCTCGAGAAACGTGGAGGTCTCGGTGCCGATCCTCTCGGCGGCGATGGACACCGTTACCGAGAGCGGCATGGCGATCGCGATGGCCCGCCACGGCGGGCTCGGCGTCCTCCACCGGAACATGAACATCGACGAGATGGTCGAGGAGATCGGTCGCGTCAAGAGCGCCGACGAACTGATCATCCCGCTGGACGAGGTCGTCACCGCCGACCCCGAGATGTCCGTCCGCGAGGTCGACGAGCTGATGGCCCGCCAGGGCGTCGGCGGCGCGCCCGTCGTCAACACGAACGGCGAAGTCCTGGGAATCATCTCGAGTACGGACATCCGCCCCCACCTCGAGGTCAACGAGGACGACCCGGTCACCGAGGCGATGACCGACGAGGTCATTACCGCCCACGAGGAGATCGACGCCCGCGACGCGTTCGACCTGATGTACGAGCACAAGATCGAACGGGTGCCGGTCGTCGACGACGAGAACCTCCTCGTGGGACTCGTCACGATGCAGGGCATCCTCCAGCGCCGCGAGTACAAGGAGGCCGTTCGCGACGAGGACGGCCGTCTTCGCTGTGGTGTCGCCGTCAGCCCCTTCGAGACAGACCGCGCCCTCGCCGCGGACGAGGCGGGCGCGGACGTGCTGTTCATCGACACCGCGCACGCGCACAACCTGAACGTCATCGACGGCGCTCGAGAGATCAAAGAGTCCGTCGACGCGGACGTCGTCGTCGGCAACATCGGCACCCGCGAAGCGGCCGCGGATCTTGTCGAGTTCGCGGACGGTCTGAAAGTCGGCATCGGTCCGGGCTCGATCTGCACGACGCGGGTGGTCTCCGGCGCAGGGATGCCCCAGATCACGGCCGTCGCACAGGTCGCAGACGTGGCCGCCGAACACGACGTGCCCGTGATCGCTGACGGCGGGATTCGGTACTCCGGCGACGCGATCAAGGCGGTCGCCGCCGGCGCGGACGCGGTCATGCTCGGCTCCTACTTCGCCGGTACCGACGAGGCACCGGGCCGCGTCGTCACGATGAACGGCAAGAAGTACAAGCAGTACCGCGGCATGGGGTCGGTCGGCGCGATGAAATCCGGCGACAGCGACCGCTACCTGAAGGACGAACCGGACGAGGAAGACGAGTACGTCCCCGAGGGTGTCGAGGCGGCGACGCCGTACAAGGGGTCGCTGCAGTCCGAGCTCCACCAGCTCGCGGGCGGGATGCAGTCGGGGATGGGCTACGTCGGTGCGGAAACGATCCCCGCGTTCAAAGAACGCGCGGAGTTCGTCCGCGTCTCCTCGGCCGGTCAGGCCGAGAGCCACGCCCACGACGTCGTCATCACCGACGAGGCGCCGAACTACTCGCCCGACAGCGAGTAA
- a CDS encoding DUF5794 domain-containing protein, which yields MSTSQHPVALRMERIVGGDARLLALVMMLPLVDGVFPALILAGALGEPLGAIQVGLLIFGGSATVAVILADMDGTPREQAAVVMLIGLPLILLAALEAALAPTIESVLDIVIFERFAALVIAAIAAKTASATIGDYLPNPVVVIGLGLVASVDPTGLTIRVMTDPVLVAHATLAAAVGVAFALTVALTGPYLREYMDIDRFRFGSAVALGLLPLSLLGMAFGQAPLAALVVAALFAIDLPLGGGDDSSTGADADDAAAQMGAVTDGGDVADATEPMGPDGEDDSSSYPSDDGTDTAGRAPWL from the coding sequence ATGAGTACGTCACAGCACCCGGTCGCGCTCCGCATGGAGCGCATCGTCGGTGGTGACGCCAGGCTGCTTGCGCTGGTAATGATGCTCCCGTTAGTCGACGGCGTCTTCCCTGCCCTGATCCTCGCAGGTGCCCTCGGCGAGCCGCTCGGCGCGATTCAGGTCGGCCTGCTGATCTTCGGCGGCAGCGCAACCGTCGCCGTCATTCTCGCCGATATGGACGGCACGCCCCGCGAACAGGCCGCGGTCGTCATGCTCATCGGACTGCCGCTGATCCTGCTGGCGGCGCTCGAGGCCGCCCTCGCCCCGACGATCGAAAGCGTTCTCGACATCGTCATCTTCGAGCGCTTCGCGGCGCTGGTCATCGCGGCGATCGCGGCCAAAACCGCCAGTGCGACCATCGGCGACTACCTCCCCAACCCCGTGGTCGTCATCGGGCTCGGTCTGGTCGCCAGCGTCGACCCCACCGGGCTAACGATCCGAGTGATGACCGATCCGGTCCTCGTCGCCCATGCGACGCTGGCCGCGGCTGTCGGGGTCGCCTTCGCGCTGACGGTCGCGCTGACCGGACCCTACCTCCGGGAGTACATGGACATCGACCGATTCCGCTTCGGCAGCGCGGTCGCTCTCGGGCTGCTCCCCCTCTCCCTGCTCGGGATGGCCTTCGGACAGGCCCCCCTCGCCGCACTGGTCGTCGCCGCCCTGTTCGCCATCGATCTCCCGCTCGGCGGGGGCGACGACTCGAGTACGGGTGCCGACGCCGACGACGCGGCCGCCCAGATGGGGGCGGTGACCGACGGCGGTGACGTGGCGGACGCGACCGAACCGATGGGCCCGGACGGCGAAGACGACTCGAGTTCGTATCCGAGCGACGACGGCACGGACACGGCGGGCCGGGCCCCGTGGCTGTAG
- a CDS encoding PGF-CTERM sorting domain-containing protein — MARKLALLMAVLFTVAIVGVGVALVGNAAAAELANETATFGDSNDTVAVDLSWNSSISDAQNTTADIVFYNATEYQNDSSTATVVHSETVTSDPGNTTTHNYTTADVSALEVNTEYVVAVEGTDSDLDDVAISTLGSSGSGFFAGSSGGAKLAGAGLLIAAAALMLRED; from the coding sequence GTGGCTCGAAAACTCGCACTGCTGATGGCCGTTCTCTTCACGGTCGCGATCGTCGGTGTTGGGGTCGCCCTCGTTGGGAACGCTGCCGCTGCGGAGCTCGCCAACGAAACGGCGACCTTCGGCGACTCGAACGACACAGTGGCCGTTGATCTGAGCTGGAACAGCTCAATCTCTGACGCCCAGAACACGACGGCGGATATCGTGTTCTACAACGCGACGGAGTATCAGAACGACTCGTCGACGGCGACGGTCGTTCACTCCGAGACGGTTACATCGGACCCTGGCAACACCACCACACACAACTACACGACGGCCGACGTGAGTGCGCTCGAGGTCAACACCGAGTACGTGGTCGCAGTCGAAGGTACTGACTCCGACCTCGACGATGTGGCGATCTCGACGCTGGGGAGTTCGGGCAGCGGCTTCTTCGCCGGCTCTAGCGGGGGCGCGAAGTTAGCCGGTGCCGGGCTGCTCATCGCGGCGGCCGCGCTGATGCTCCGAGAGGACTGA
- a CDS encoding DUF7550 family protein, with product MVENNMEYAGLKDIFAGVATATLGSYITILLVERSFREQEEHRRQRIQAAALRQIQGSLNSHLSFLSEMYIVALEEYPSSPPASYAELFNGDFDKQVQLLDFERSYPTAGDGPNPDWFQISENEISNLRNQFDKTINQYAGLMEPELVETLQSIKESELTKFLTAISEANIRKLDSDFGVDRQYTVLFGHDDIISSHTDAVLNLVQRYEDVSIDITPIEDQGAWQDNVTPHAGSARVENNPSEMEHVIEIKQNIEEDVVKTGGKTEKVRRTTAPMDEYSRREVLYGLIVFFIGITISFGIPLLVST from the coding sequence ATGGTTGAGAATAATATGGAATATGCTGGATTGAAAGATATTTTTGCAGGGGTAGCCACAGCAACACTAGGATCCTACATTACGATTCTTCTTGTTGAAAGGAGTTTTCGAGAGCAAGAAGAACATAGACGACAACGTATACAGGCTGCTGCCCTTCGGCAAATCCAAGGGAGTCTCAACAGCCATCTATCCTTCCTCTCAGAGATGTATATTGTGGCGTTGGAAGAATACCCTTCATCACCTCCGGCAAGTTATGCGGAATTATTTAACGGTGATTTTGATAAACAAGTTCAACTTCTCGACTTTGAAAGAAGCTATCCCACTGCTGGCGATGGTCCTAACCCAGATTGGTTTCAGATATCAGAGAACGAAATATCAAATTTGCGAAACCAATTTGATAAAACGATAAACCAATATGCAGGACTAATGGAACCAGAACTTGTCGAAACCCTCCAAAGTATAAAGGAATCAGAACTCACAAAATTTCTAACAGCCATTTCTGAAGCTAATATCAGAAAGCTTGATAGTGATTTTGGCGTTGATCGCCAATATACGGTCTTATTTGGACACGATGACATAATAAGTAGCCATACTGATGCTGTTCTTAATTTGGTGCAGCGATATGAAGATGTCTCGATAGATATAACTCCAATAGAAGATCAAGGTGCTTGGCAAGATAATGTTACACCCCATGCCGGTAGTGCACGTGTCGAAAATAACCCTTCTGAAATGGAACATGTGATAGAGATAAAACAAAATATAGAGGAAGACGTGGTGAAGACCGGCGGGAAAACTGAAAAAGTGAGAAGAACTACAGCCCCGATGGACGAATACTCCCGCCGGGAGGTTCTTTATGGACTGATAGTATTCTTCATCGGTATAACGATATCATTTGGTATACCACTTCTCGTATCCACTTAA
- a CDS encoding tyrosine-type recombinase/integrase: MTPPRAHGDQNAPDLEIPEAIDLFITRNRPDWKGETARTYRKSLDTFEKFAEDEELDTISDLEMWRVGQFTDWLIQQDYARVTVQSKQKQARRWLKWLESQGYLRIGTHLAIEPLQLEDSEQTSSDILRPKTLREFLTFYRDSMQWRAKRRHALLEVISHTGGRRSCIRSLDVSDYDPDARTLKFLNRPESGTRLKRGDSHQRKVVLSEKPNEVLHEFVERERVDVHDETGRRPLFASRQGRPARSTITNWIYQATLPCVMRECPHNRQRHNCRWTAQTEASKCPSSTSPHPARRGSITWQLNIGRSIQDVADRAATTPDVIRRYYDRPDLDEDLRRRITDFDGIDICEHSDPTDIDVEVDS, translated from the coding sequence GTGACGCCTCCTCGAGCCCACGGCGACCAGAACGCCCCAGATCTCGAGATTCCCGAAGCGATCGACCTCTTCATCACCCGGAACAGACCGGACTGGAAAGGAGAGACGGCGCGGACGTATCGGAAATCGCTCGACACCTTCGAGAAGTTCGCTGAGGACGAGGAACTTGACACGATCTCGGATCTCGAGATGTGGCGAGTCGGCCAGTTCACTGACTGGCTGATTCAACAGGACTACGCGCGCGTAACCGTCCAGAGTAAACAGAAACAGGCCCGGCGCTGGCTCAAGTGGCTCGAGTCGCAGGGCTACCTGCGAATCGGAACGCATCTGGCGATCGAGCCGTTGCAACTCGAAGACAGCGAACAGACGAGTTCCGATATCCTGCGCCCGAAGACCCTTCGAGAGTTCCTGACGTTCTACCGCGACTCCATGCAGTGGCGCGCGAAGAGACGGCACGCGCTCCTGGAGGTGATCAGTCACACCGGAGGTCGCCGTTCGTGCATCCGATCGCTCGATGTCAGCGACTACGATCCTGATGCCCGGACGCTGAAATTCCTCAACCGCCCGGAAAGCGGAACTCGGCTGAAGCGTGGTGACTCCCATCAACGGAAGGTGGTCCTCTCGGAGAAGCCGAACGAGGTCCTTCACGAGTTCGTCGAGCGGGAACGAGTCGACGTACACGATGAGACGGGCCGTCGCCCCCTTTTCGCCAGCCGCCAGGGTCGGCCGGCGAGAAGCACCATCACGAACTGGATCTATCAGGCGACGCTGCCGTGCGTGATGCGCGAGTGTCCGCACAATCGGCAGCGTCACAACTGCCGGTGGACTGCACAAACGGAAGCCAGCAAGTGCCCTTCGTCGACGTCACCCCATCCGGCCCGTCGCGGCAGCATTACGTGGCAACTGAACATCGGTCGTTCGATTCAGGACGTTGCCGATCGAGCAGCAACGACGCCGGACGTGATTCGCCGGTACTACGACCGGCCCGATCTCGACGAGGATCTTCGTCGACGGATCACCGACTTCGATGGCATCGACATCTGCGAGCATAGCGATCCGACCGACATCGACGTGGAGGTGGATTCATGA
- a CDS encoding TMEM165/GDT1 family protein yields MTGWVELLIIAFVLQLSVLPGEKVQFIIAGLSTRYNPWIVVAAAGSAFAGWTTLEILFGAAIKGVLAPVYLDAITAALFLLFAALLVRSAPDRNARVVATNGGVPAAESIDVSIRGYDVPPYLRGFVPIFLLMTAGEFGDKTQLVTIGLAVQYGARPAIWAGEMLAIIPVSIANALFFHHFSHRFDARLAHFAGAGLFLFFGLDTILQLVTGFSVWETIVEGISSVLLAFL; encoded by the coding sequence ATGACCGGCTGGGTCGAACTCCTGATTATCGCGTTTGTCCTCCAGCTCTCGGTGTTGCCCGGCGAAAAAGTCCAGTTCATCATCGCGGGGCTCTCGACCCGCTACAATCCGTGGATCGTGGTCGCCGCCGCGGGGAGTGCCTTCGCCGGCTGGACGACCCTCGAGATCCTCTTCGGCGCGGCGATCAAGGGCGTGCTCGCGCCCGTATATCTGGACGCGATCACGGCCGCGCTGTTCTTGCTCTTCGCCGCGTTGCTCGTCCGGTCGGCCCCCGATCGGAACGCGCGAGTCGTCGCAACCAACGGCGGCGTCCCGGCTGCCGAGTCGATCGATGTCTCGATCCGCGGCTACGATGTCCCGCCGTATCTCCGCGGGTTCGTCCCGATCTTCCTCCTGATGACCGCAGGGGAGTTCGGCGACAAGACCCAACTCGTCACCATCGGGCTCGCCGTCCAGTACGGCGCTCGCCCCGCCATCTGGGCCGGCGAGATGCTCGCGATCATCCCCGTGAGCATCGCGAACGCCCTCTTCTTCCACCACTTCTCCCACCGGTTCGACGCCCGGTTAGCTCATTTCGCCGGCGCAGGTCTCTTCCTGTTTTTCGGGCTCGATACGATCCTGCAGTTGGTGACCGGGTTCTCGGTCTGGGAGACGATCGTCGAGGGTATCTCGTCCGTGTTGCTGGCGTTTCTGTAA
- a CDS encoding SPW repeat domain-containing protein, giving the protein MSGTRSADDASVLVERAAGLTAVLGAFIMVSAPIFTITDFMGLQNVLAGGAVAFVAALHAYWTSEKEPSIVLAVILLLLGVWIAAAPFVLGVDRALVVGINSLGGAIIAILSIVSAYGSVRASGSTTPSSA; this is encoded by the coding sequence ATGAGCGGGACACGATCCGCCGACGATGCATCGGTACTGGTCGAACGGGCGGCCGGACTCACCGCCGTGCTGGGGGCGTTCATCATGGTGTCGGCGCCGATATTCACAATTACCGACTTCATGGGGCTCCAGAACGTCCTCGCCGGTGGCGCGGTCGCGTTCGTCGCTGCGCTCCACGCCTACTGGACCAGCGAGAAGGAGCCAAGCATCGTTCTCGCGGTGATTCTCCTGTTGCTCGGTGTCTGGATCGCGGCGGCACCGTTCGTTCTCGGCGTCGACCGCGCGCTGGTGGTCGGGATCAACAGTCTCGGTGGGGCGATCATCGCGATCCTGTCGATCGTCAGTGCCTACGGTAGCGTCCGAGCATCGGGTAGCACGACGCCCTCGAGCGCGTAA
- a CDS encoding nucleoside recognition protein, whose amino-acid sequence MQSLVSVVLEEALPRVVTISLLIGAGVGLANLAVEFGLVTVVARVGRYLTEPANLPPEVGTAVLTNAVSVTAGYGMLAEFREDGLLDDRATLVAVVINTFFGFVQHIFTYYGPVLVPILGLQVGLMYVGARAGISLAITVVGLLAGAVLLRGYEYDRRGVDPDTPDEESRTTREKLRSAADSTLERLRSIVPRLTVVYTAVFVALAYAEWILDAFAAIGIDDPGAVLAPVAGLLGLPSAAVPVILVSLVDPTTGAITVAPLIGDVLTPDEAVITLLVGSLVSLTIGTVKRSIPFQFGIWGASFGAKVIAVNVCLKAAFILVAIGVFFAV is encoded by the coding sequence GTGCAGTCGCTCGTCTCCGTCGTCCTCGAGGAAGCTCTGCCCCGCGTCGTGACGATATCGCTGTTGATCGGCGCGGGCGTCGGGCTCGCGAATCTGGCGGTGGAGTTCGGTCTCGTCACGGTCGTTGCCCGCGTCGGCCGCTATCTTACCGAGCCCGCGAACCTCCCGCCAGAGGTCGGAACCGCCGTTCTCACGAACGCGGTCTCGGTGACGGCCGGCTACGGCATGCTGGCGGAGTTCCGCGAGGACGGTCTGCTCGACGATCGGGCTACCCTCGTTGCCGTCGTCATCAACACGTTCTTCGGCTTCGTCCAGCACATTTTCACCTACTACGGCCCCGTCCTCGTCCCGATCCTGGGACTGCAGGTCGGGCTCATGTACGTCGGCGCGCGAGCCGGCATCTCACTGGCGATCACCGTCGTCGGCCTGCTTGCCGGTGCCGTCCTCCTGCGTGGCTACGAGTACGACCGGCGCGGCGTCGACCCGGACACGCCCGACGAGGAGTCGAGAACGACCCGTGAAAAGCTCCGCAGCGCCGCCGACAGCACGCTCGAGCGGTTGCGCTCGATCGTCCCTCGACTGACGGTCGTCTACACCGCGGTGTTCGTCGCGCTCGCCTACGCCGAGTGGATTCTCGACGCGTTCGCGGCGATCGGCATCGACGATCCGGGCGCGGTGCTGGCACCGGTGGCCGGCCTGCTGGGACTGCCGAGCGCGGCGGTGCCCGTGATCCTCGTCTCGCTGGTCGACCCGACGACGGGCGCGATCACCGTCGCCCCCCTGATCGGCGACGTGCTGACGCCGGACGAAGCGGTGATCACGCTGCTCGTGGGGAGTCTGGTCTCGCTGACGATCGGGACGGTCAAGCGATCGATCCCCTTCCAGTTCGGCATCTGGGGGGCGTCGTTCGGGGCGAAAGTGATCGCCGTCAACGTCTGTCTGAAAGCCGCGTTCATCCTCGTGGCGATCGGCGTCTTTTTCGCCGTCTGA
- a CDS encoding NADPH-dependent FMN reductase, with protein sequence MSDSDVHVAALCGSLRDGSHTRTALQRALTAAERAGATTELLDLREYELPIFDADRDRADAGDADELAARVRAADTILLGSPMYHGSYASPLKTALDYCGFDEFEDKTVGLLAVAGGAFPVTALEHMRSVCRALNAWVIPHEAAIPNASAAIEDGEFTDRKLEKRVATLGRRAVQYAAIEPDPDSFESGQNVGAQGR encoded by the coding sequence ATGAGCGACAGCGATGTCCACGTCGCCGCACTCTGTGGCAGCCTTCGCGACGGCAGTCACACTCGGACCGCACTCCAGCGCGCGCTCACGGCCGCCGAACGGGCTGGAGCGACCACCGAGTTGCTCGACCTCCGAGAGTACGAGTTGCCGATCTTCGACGCGGACCGGGATCGTGCGGACGCGGGCGACGCCGACGAACTGGCGGCTCGCGTGCGCGCGGCCGATACGATCCTCCTCGGCTCGCCGATGTACCACGGCTCGTACGCCTCGCCGCTGAAGACCGCGCTCGACTACTGCGGGTTCGACGAGTTCGAGGACAAGACCGTGGGTCTCCTCGCGGTCGCGGGCGGGGCCTTCCCCGTGACCGCCCTCGAGCATATGCGGTCGGTCTGTCGGGCGCTGAACGCGTGGGTGATCCCTCACGAAGCCGCGATTCCCAACGCCAGCGCCGCCATCGAGGACGGCGAGTTCACGGATCGAAAACTCGAGAAGCGGGTCGCCACGTTGGGCCGGCGGGCGGTACAGTACGCCGCCATCGAGCCGGATCCGGACTCCTTCGAGAGCGGTCAGAACGTCGGCGCGCAGGGGCGGTAG
- a CDS encoding DNA-methyltransferase, whose protein sequence is METTHRVFVGDARDLAEVADGSVELVVTSPPYPMIEMWDDLFTELDPAIGDALASGNGRGAFEAMHAQLERVWDELERVVVDGGIACVNVGDATRSVDGSFRVYQNHARILEAFEERGFEPLPDVLWRKPANSAAKFMGSGMIPPNAYVTLEHEYVLIFRKGEVSRTFEPRADRRYEAAYFWEERNRWFSDVWTDVTGELQTIDIVDDELRERSAAYPLEIPYRLICMYSAYGDTVLDPFWGTGTTTLAAMCAGRHSVGVELQDALLELFDEQIDEVPPLSRSVGRARLERHRSFVDRRRAEGKSLEYDAEHYETPVVTKMERGIRLREVRSIDRTDDGYLVDHAPLSAE, encoded by the coding sequence ATGGAGACGACCCACCGCGTGTTCGTCGGCGACGCTCGCGATCTCGCCGAGGTAGCGGACGGCTCCGTCGAACTCGTCGTCACGTCCCCGCCGTATCCGATGATCGAGATGTGGGACGACCTCTTCACCGAACTCGATCCCGCCATCGGCGACGCGCTGGCGTCCGGGAACGGTCGCGGCGCGTTCGAGGCGATGCATGCCCAACTCGAGCGCGTCTGGGACGAACTCGAGCGGGTGGTAGTCGACGGCGGGATCGCCTGCGTCAACGTGGGCGATGCGACCCGCTCGGTCGACGGCAGTTTTCGGGTCTATCAGAATCACGCCCGCATCCTCGAGGCGTTCGAAGAGCGCGGGTTCGAGCCGTTGCCGGACGTGCTCTGGCGCAAGCCGGCCAACAGCGCGGCCAAGTTCATGGGTAGTGGAATGATCCCGCCGAACGCCTACGTCACGCTGGAGCACGAGTACGTCCTGATCTTTCGGAAGGGGGAAGTGAGCCGCACGTTCGAGCCGCGAGCCGACCGGCGGTACGAGGCGGCTTACTTCTGGGAGGAGCGAAACCGCTGGTTCTCGGACGTCTGGACCGACGTGACGGGCGAGCTACAGACGATCGATATCGTCGACGACGAACTCCGGGAGCGCTCGGCGGCCTATCCCCTCGAGATTCCCTATCGCTTGATCTGTATGTACTCGGCGTACGGCGACACCGTCCTCGATCCGTTCTGGGGGACCGGGACGACCACGCTCGCGGCCATGTGCGCCGGCCGCCACTCGGTCGGCGTCGAACTTCAGGACGCCCTGCTCGAGCTCTTCGACGAGCAGATCGACGAGGTGCCTCCGCTGTCGCGGTCGGTCGGTCGCGCGCGCCTCGAGCGCCATCGCTCGTTCGTCGACCGCCGTCGGGCGGAGGGCAAGTCCCTGGAGTACGACGCCGAGCACTACGAGACGCCGGTCGTAACGAAGATGGAACGGGGGATCCGGCTCCGCGAAGTGCGGTCGATCGACCGTACCGACGACGGCTATCTGGTCGACCACGCGCCCCTCTCCGCCGAGTGA